The DNA window TGCAGGGCGGTCCCTCGCAATTCGAGACCTTCGACCCGAAGATGACGGCGCCGCGCGAAACGCGGACGATGTTCGGCGACACCAAGACCCGCCTGCCAGGCGTTAATTTCGGCAGCCACTTTCCGCAGCTCGCCGCGCTGGCCGATAAAATGGCGATCGTCCGCTGCTTTCGCCATGGCATCAGCAGCCACGAACCCGCGGCCAATCATGTGATGGCCGGCGGCAATCCGAGCAAAGGAAACATGGCGTCGGTCTTTGCGCGGATCGCTGGCGCCAGCAGCCCGCGGACCGGAATTCCCCACGCGTCGATCATTACCCCGCCTTCGGTCGGAGAAGAGTTTGCCGGTCTGGGGCAGCGGTTCGATGATTTCATTACCGAAACGGGCTCGCTCTCCTCTTCGCTCAAACCGTTTGACCCCAGCGACGGGATCGAGATTGTCGAGAACATGAAGCTGCGGATCTCAGAGAAGCGACTGGGCGATCGTCGCAACTTGCTGACGCAGCTGGATCATTTCAAACGCCGGTTCGAACAGACCAGCGCCCTGGGCGGGGCGGAGCGTTTTGAACAACAGGCATTCGAGGTGATCGCCGGCGGGATGAGCGACGCCTTTGATATTCGCCAGGAAGACCCCAGGCTGGTCGCTCGCTACGACACCAGCATGTTCACCATGCCGGATTCGCTGCGAAAGAAGCGTCGCTACGCCAACGAAGCGTCGCCGATTTCGCTCGGCAAGCAGCTGCTGCTGGCCCGTCGCCTGGTCGAGGCCGACTGCCGCTTTGTCACGGTGACCAGCGCCGGCTGGGACATGCACGGCAACAGGAACAACTTCAATATGCAGGAAGGGATGAACCTGCTGGCCCCGGCCGTCGACAAGGCCGCGAGCGCTTTCATTCAAGACCTGGAAGATCGTGGTCTGAGCGAGCGTGTGCTGCTGGTCATCCTGGGCGAGTTTGGCCGCACTCCGCTGATCGCCGACGGCGGCGGCCGGGGCCATTGGGGCGATCTTTGCCCGCTGATCTTCGTCGGCGGGGGCTTGCCGATGGGACAAGTGATTGGGCGATCCGATCGTTCCGGCTCGCAACCCGAAGGCCAGGTGGTTACGCCAGCCAACGTTTTCGCCACCATCATGGGCGAGCTGTTTGACCTGGCGGAACTTCGCATCACGCCGGGCGTTCCCACCGATATCGTCAGCTATATGACTTCCAGCGAACCGATCCCGCAGTTGGTCCGGCGGTAAGCAGGGCTGCCAAGTCGGACATCATCCGCGACCCGGTCGGTCGCAACTCGTGGTGGTGGGAGAGTTCCCGGATGTTCCGTTGAGCGAGGTTCGTCCTGGATCGTTTCTACCGCCTTCACACATAGGCGTTCATTAGCAGCCAGAGCGTGGAGGTCACGGAACGAATGGCTGCCGTTTCGCTGGTGGTGTGATAGCCCGTGGTTGGGATCTGCAAGGTGGCTCCGTTGATTTTGCCTCCACTGGCCGTCACGAGCCGGCCGAGTTCGGTGCGTCCCAGCGAGAGAGGCTTTGCGCGGGTGAGGTTCTGCGTTTCTACGTAGGCGTCTTTGAAGCTGTGGCGGATGCCGAGCCGATCGCAGTGGTCAACCAACTCCTTGGTAAAGCTGGCGCAGAATGCGCCGTTGGCGTCTTTGCGTCGCAACACGATATCCTGGGCGTCAGCGTCAGCGCGGGAAGGATAGGGGCTGGTGTCCAATACGATCAGGCGGTCGGTTTCAATCTGCTGGCGTTGAAACCAGGACAAGGCGTATC is part of the Lignipirellula cremea genome and encodes:
- a CDS encoding DUF1501 domain-containing protein; translated protein: MLSLYTDGRQPTCQGLSRRRFLQVGTLGIGGLTLSQLLSAQAQAGGGKSLLKEKSVVILNLQGGPSQFETFDPKMTAPRETRTMFGDTKTRLPGVNFGSHFPQLAALADKMAIVRCFRHGISSHEPAANHVMAGGNPSKGNMASVFARIAGASSPRTGIPHASIITPPSVGEEFAGLGQRFDDFITETGSLSSSLKPFDPSDGIEIVENMKLRISEKRLGDRRNLLTQLDHFKRRFEQTSALGGAERFEQQAFEVIAGGMSDAFDIRQEDPRLVARYDTSMFTMPDSLRKKRRYANEASPISLGKQLLLARRLVEADCRFVTVTSAGWDMHGNRNNFNMQEGMNLLAPAVDKAASAFIQDLEDRGLSERVLLVILGEFGRTPLIADGGGRGHWGDLCPLIFVGGGLPMGQVIGRSDRSGSQPEGQVVTPANVFATIMGELFDLAELRITPGVPTDIVSYMTSSEPIPQLVRR